The DNA segment TTTCGAGCCAAGTTATGTTCAGCGATGATgattgacttttgatcgaaaacgtcggtcagtgtatgatatatataaatgaaattaagggataatccttctcttataatgatatgtctgtatgtcatgtgttgaatcggaccaatacttcccttaggcCCCATATACTTAAAAGACATATTTTCTTCTCCGATTTTATAGTCgtcttcgacagcacgaaaaggaactgtcTCTATGCCGCTATATCTCAACTTGGTATCCTGGCAAAGCTAGGAAAGGGTCTCTCCGaaccgttcaataccaaacgaggctgCACACAAGGAGACTCCTTATCGTGtgacttctccaacctgctgctgaagaaaataattcgagctgcagagctgaaaaGAGAAgttacaatcttctacaagagtatacaaCTGCTGACATACGCcgaagatattgatatcaagAGCAAACTCTTTAAATCCCCATCATCATTCCCTTGTTTttattgtagcggcagaattgaAGAAGAATTTGCCGATTTGTTACAAGTCTTTGGCTGGATAAAAGAAACCCAGCTGCACTTGTTACCgcaaattggcgccaaatagcgaaatgAAGATTCAAATCTAGAACTTATTGATTCAAACGGGGTTACATCTCCGCAAAAGCCCTTGGTCGCATAAAATCCGGGTCTATCCCGATAGCGCAgtaccggctgtcgtgggaatcgGATTATAACGGGATGTCTCCTATCAAACATTTACACTGTGAAGCctgtatgctcccagttaaggagcataatgaactcttctccaagcagtttctgctggggtGTTTTCGTTGAAATCATCACTGCAGTCACCTgcacgccgaccagacttcggacacAATTagcttcagacatgcactgactgccattcacagtgaagccataaacaccttcaccgactcccacTCAgtgtgaatggcgtacttggagtcatcCATTGCAGAAGACGAGCTCGAATTGACGCGAGAATCGAGAGTTAAGCTCCTACTTATCTAGCATCGACCCTGATATATCAAATATGTCCAGGAAGCTAGTGCTCACATGACTCTAGCCTCCTTtttgcatgcccagctaaccctacacatctgacactcCTCTGCCTATGGTCCAACCCCAttgaaacagcacgtttcctgggcgtACCGCTGGATGACCTCGATAACTTATCTGAatcttaccatcctaacggggactagataaccattacaacaacagcgaaaagaagaaacgactggcgcgctgttgttaacttggctataaccgcataagcggtgtctacgccagtaaaggagaacaaaaaaattatgtcagGCGTCGAACTGTTGTATTGTATTTAAGTACGTAGTatgcatttaataatttttattagcagaaaattatattatttttaatataaataatagtgtatatttaaaatgtaatgcgatttataattatttacaattattttaaaatttgcactaaaattttaatacttaaGCTTTAATCGTATAACATCtttaaaattaacatattaTTTGAGCGCGTAAAAGACAGGTGATGTTGTTGTGCATGGGTTTGAATAAGCctcacatacacaaacacttaagtacttcaaaaaaattaagataaaagcTACTTAATAGTCAAAACTAATATGCAGCGCGCACAATGgcgcattaaataaaataaaacaaaacactaAAAACGTAAACGGTACACGCGTGGCACAAAAGCCGGTcggattttaattttaacttatgaAAAATAACTAGTTTCACCGCTGCTACGACCGATAGCCACAATTTGCGCTGGTACTAATCCGGTGGCCGTAGCTAATCaacaaaactacaaacaaacagaaatactttcatataaataattactGCGTAGCGTTTTGCTGGAatgttcattgttgttgttgtgtataaatataatcaCTTAAGAGTAAATGTCGAAACTACACCTTTTCGATACTTATTACCTGCTTAGTGAATATCCTAATAATGGCAGCACATTACATATTCAAAGTCTTATTGTTCAAGCGGCACAACGCCGTGCTACAAGTGATTGCTCTGCCTTTCAACTGTTCTGTCTGCATAGCCCATAGCCTTAATCTAAAGTCGATTTACATAATATCTTAGGCTTATAATTAAGTTACTATTTGAATGCGTTGAAATTAAACGTTATGTGAGCCGTCCTCACGATTTTCGTATGCCCAGAACTTGTGAAATTCTATGAGTATAGACACGACAGTTTCCGCTTGGCCACTGCAATGACAAAGGAAATTGGAATAAATAGCAGGAAGAATGAAGCTTAATTAATAAATGATGATAACATGCTGTTGCGCCAGCCTGAGGAAATGAGAGTAGATATCACAaccgcacacacatgcactacGTACCAATTGATTAAATCCTGCAGTGTAATTTTGTATGGGTCCTTAGACTTTACCATGTCGAATATTTCATCCTTCAAATCTTCGAAGTTCACCGCTTCCGCATTAACCGCGTTTATTTGCTCTTGTATACctttgaagaaataatgtagCGTTTGCGCCGTCAAGTAGCCTTTGTGTTGCACATCCAATATACGAAAGAGATAATGCAGCGATTGCGGCTCGTGTCTATTGTCAAGCGCCAAAACGAAATCGAGAAAAGTTTTATAATCCATTTCACCATCAAAAGTACGGCATTCATCGAAAACGCGATCGAGAAAGACCGACGTCAGTGTGCCAGAGCCATAACCGGCCAACTCCTGTTTGCTCAGCATGCCATTATGGTCTTTATCCAAATTTAAATAGTTGCCATAAACAGTAAGCACCGACGGCATAGAAAACCAGTTTTGCTCCTGCGACTCTTTTGGCGTTTCCTCATCGCGCAGTTCTAGCAATTCGGTGAGCAGACCCGACGCGAGTATGTCGCGTATGCGTATGCGCCCTGTATGTAATGGATCCAGAAagaagaaaaactttttcaccACCGTGCAGACATAGAAACTTTGAAAAGAAGGTTGCACGCAACTGCTGATCTGTGTTAATGTCGGtataatatcaataatataATTCTCCATATCGATTTCGCGCAAATAACCTTGGCCGATTTCATCGTAGAGCGACAGCCCAATGCGACCCTGTGTTAGCCACACTTTACGCATTGTATAATTGAAGATGGAAACGATTTCAACTTTACCTGCAAAATATCGTAAACATTTGTTAGGCACAAAATCACACAATCACTCGTGCGCCTTGCATCCACTTACCTGGATACATGGAATGGCACTGCAATTTGGCGTAGAGACGTGCAGTCAAATATTTGCGACATTTAGTGCTCACTGCCTCCAGCAACTTTTGGTAGTCATCATAACAGATGAGTTGCTGTCCCACAGGCGTTACTTGCGTGCAATGTTTCTCCAGCAAAGTCCACAATGCGCCGAGCTCATCGTTATCCAGCAATTCTTGTGAGCGTTTCTGTAGAAAGAGGGATTGTGCTTCTTTGCGCAGATTTTGACGCAGTGCATTGTTTTGTGGCGGTGGCGCATGAAAAAATTTCGGTATCGTCGAATAAGTGGGATGTAGCGTTTTGGCTGGTACCTGCAATGGCGCATCTGCGTCGAACTCACGTAATTGCTCTTCAGTTGGTTTTTCAGTAGACACTTCGAGATTTTCAAATTCTTTCACAATATCCGGATCGAGTTCCATTTTATACACAGATTTTGGcagttttgtattaaattttgaaatgaaacttttacgtaaaattcacttttatcacgaaataaaagtaaataaatattccaGTGCACAGCTGATTTTGCGGAATGTCAATAAGCGTATAACGTCGAAGTCGGCATAGTTGTTGCCTGCgcaacgaaataaaaataatgacgGCGCGCAAGGTTTGCAACTTGGCTAACAGGGTGAAGCCAACAAAATTCtgacatttttatgtattttaagagAAAACAATTTGGTTGGTTTCTATTTTGAATCGTACAAATGATTATAAAACAGAATTTCTgtataacttaaataaaaagtatcttatttattttttatcatagCTGAAACAGAGAAACTGAAAACATAATAACAACATCTAAGTTCTCTGTCTAATTCGTGAACCTTCTCTGTATATGATATACGTTCTGGTTTGAGGTTTGTGAAATTATTGTGAATGCTGATCTTCTTCTTATTTTGCCCTGACTTTGACATTTCACATCCTTCCcgttgtttaaaatatttgtttctttttcccCCTGAACTATTAAGCAGAAGAGATACGTTAAGGTGTATTATGTCTtacgcattttattttatataaagtgattattaaatacacatatataatcGCGTGAACGATGATCTTGGAAAATAATAGTTACGTTATCTGGATATGAACGCTAGAAGAATATTATCTGCGCATTGGTTATTACAtatcatgttacatatttaaataaattcttacAAACTCTATtgttttacacaattttattaaatttctgttCCCTTCTAATTGCAGGTTCTAACATAAAAGTGGCCTCTGCTATACTTAATTGTATTTTGGCGCGCCAGTTATGTTTCGAAGACCCGTCTTGTTCGGCTATCTTAGAAATAATACCCCGTGTATGTGGGCCAATACCAGgtatgtacaagaaaaaaattcaaatcaaaatttaatcaaatcaaaatttattttattccaatttACATATTACAATTCCATTTTAAGGTCATcagtcaaaattttaaaatattccatttttatttatgcattcCGCTGTGTAAAAGCAAATTTGTTAATCAAAATTGACAAGGGTTCTCAAATAATCTGTTGTCTACAAATTTTCGTGCTAATTACTGGATGTCTCAAAATAccctaaaaattaaattgctggCTAGACTAAATGGTGGAATTCAAGTGATTAATGAGCGGTGTTTCAATTAATGGGCGAAGGTTAATGAAAAGGTCGCGATGATGTGAATAATCGATTAGTGCGTGTTAGTCTGTATGCAGCAaatcaataatatatgtatgtatatatgtatatgcccaaCTGAAATAATTGACCCTTCAGTTAAGAGGTTATGTACTCAAACCTTAGTATCTGATACTCATATGAAAAAGACAGAGCAGTACCTAcaagcaaataataatatagatTCTGCAAAAATAGCAAATCATAAGGCCAATGTCTGCGCTATCATGGAAATTGTGCTAAGAAAGCTGCAGTTAATCCAGCACAAATGTTTGATGTTATCCCCAAAGGTATAATCTATTCTACTTAGCACTTGTTTGCTTATGTACagatacacataaatacataaacagaaatattaaattcgtGCAGCATTTTTCCAATGGAATATATTTTTAGGCAGAGTTCCTTCCACCTGTGTGCTAAATTTATAGACAGCAGTTAAGGTAACCTaaagatatatttataacatcCTTCGTTTTccaaaacttaaaaatgttttatatgaattttaccTACTAATCTGTGtatgttttttttgcttttcatttccAAGCACAACTTTTGTATTCCATTAACAAACTAGCAACTTGAACTTTCAACTGTTGCGCAGTTGGCTTGGAGCACATTTATGTTTGCACAGCAGTATATACGCAACGGTTAATGTGTTTAGCCCCGTAAAGTGGCATACCGaagcaaattttattgtttgcatACAACATTGCGTCCAACTGGACTGACTCATTGTCATTAAACTGTGCTGTAAGTGAGCATGCAACTCTGCAGTGTATGCGTGCATACTTGTGCATGTTAGTATGTGACATTGGCTTTCTTGAGGGTCAGTTATGTAACCACCATGCTGGTGatactaatattaattttgttgcttcAATTTACACTAACAAAgagattattttttatgtggtgTACAACTCTACCGTTATTATTAATCCAATTGctgcacctacatacatacatgtttactTTCGTACGCAAAGGTATTGGTATAGgttaatacatacaaatatgtacttatattgatAGAATATATGTGAATAGCTATTAGTTGGCGAAGCCCTTGCATACCtcaatttttaatgatttgacaACTGCAATtccaatttgatttttttctgctaattttataagcattttttgtacaatttcgATTGTATGAAGAAGGACTGAAATGATAACAGTTTTGagcaaaattcgatttttttgagttgCGCAGTTTTCTAATCAACTTGaaattgtatgtgtatattcatTAATCTCTATGTTTAAAGAAAGTCCGAAATTCcggttaaaaatttaagaatacacacagaaaattttatatcgttccggtgaatattttcgaagttacactcAAATTTGAAAAGGTGTTTCAGAGTGCATTGGAGTGCATTCCAAACTTAAAACgcgttttcctcaaaatggtGCTTTcaaaatcggtttagccgttaaATTAGAGACTTTTAACTCgagctttttaaatatatttttttgtaattaatataattttttttaatcaataaatatatttttataaacaattccgaaattttggtcaaaatttatttttgttttagaatcgCCAATtcgtcaaaaaaatttattttgtttatccCTTCGATTtgctttactagatttaacattactttaacgaaatctgtttgttttttaatttcagaggattcagttcagagatatagtggtcgcAAAACATGTCGTTTTGAGCAGGAGCTtacggagatcagctgtagttcctttccaaataattacttttactaatactaagtcttaaaatacagtcgaaagataccataatatgtgcATAAGTTTTTGGATAAAAAGCTTCTCagaaaaaaatctggaaaaCTCGCTTTTTTCGGTcttataactgtatataaccccttaaagctCTTAACTTTAAGTATAAAAACAACTTTAAGCGCAtttgcgaatttttttattcgcaAACTTTGGATGAGAAAttagaatttgattttttaatgtaaattttgagatttcaaatttttaaattatttctaattaagATTTtcggtattaaaaaattaaaaaaaaaaatgcattcaaatattaattttttaatatattatttacaaccctattctatattatttattaattgagtgcataataagctaaaattttgtaatcaaTAAAAACTTGATGATCTTAGTAAAATTCTTCCCTACACAGTCtattattgtatgtatatacaaataagttGTAATATCtacattaatatgtacatactatatatgtagttGTAAAAGTATGCACAAGTGTACCCTCTCTTTAAAGTCCGCATGTACTATATACGCGTGTGTGAATACAATACCCTTGGAAACTTGAAAGCAACACTTGCAGCTTGCAATATTACgttattcttgcatatacaaagGCGCACAGGGCGAACCACACACTGCCTTTCTTTCTCCCTCTCACCCGCTTGTACTTATGAACCTTGACGTTTGCATAGCCGCTTGTGTTTGTGGATGGGCACTTGTAATgaagtagaaaaataaaataaaataaaattttactatcaATATTGAAATTCCGTTGCTGGGTCCTTATGAAGTGTATCATCCTTGCGCTGAATCTGTTCGCTAgcttgtgtgtgagtgtgcgtgtgtttgcttgttttcataaaagtgtaaaattttattgaacacGTTGCATGTATTGGCCAGCTTATTGTTGACCTGTTTCATAGCCACTCAGCACGAGAGTACAAGCGAATACTTGTTGTTGCCTGCTGGTGCATAATCAAGCGAAGAAAGAGCAAGGTAACTTACTTAAATGTGGCTGACATATAAAATTtgtagttaaaaatttaatcagcAAATTGATTCGTAGAATACCGATACAGTTATTAGAAGTGAATAATGTATATACCGTTACTTTATTGATGGTGTAAATTGATTTCTGTGTACCTAAGGAGACACATACAGTTATGTTTATATAAGTAGCAGTGCGAGTTGACATATGCTTCAGTGGCAGCATCTGATAAATTTGCAGTAgcaatttcacttaaatttcaTTTCGAATTCTTTTTTCcgaataaaataattagaagtTAGTTTTAATTCGGATTCAAGAACcatgtttacaaattattcaatttcattatcaaaataattgttCTCTAATTGCACATTTTCGTGCATTGTTGTATTAATCGTCCATCGTCGAATCGTTGAAAATTTCAagcgtacattttctttacataatattcaagtgccaataaggcAAAGAACCGCTTGAAGTACTGCAAATATTGTTGctgttcaggcaagtgttgctgaagaccgaaATTTGTCGATTTCAGGACGTTATCAAGCATTGGGattgtctcaaaccacaacctggcgaATTTGAAACAGGATTTGAGCTTACATccaaataaaattgttctctctcaagaactgaagtcatTGGACCAAACGTCgagaatttgctgattttgccttggaccAACTTGAAAAGGGTAACTATTATTTTAAGCAAACCATCTTCttcgatgaggctcactttcatctcaGTGATGCGGAAATAAACAGAACTGTCGATTCCGATgagaagaaaatccacaaatttttCATGCACAAAcatattcacctaaattgacagtttggtgttgTTTGATGGTCTGGTGGAATGATCGGTCCATACTGCTTTCGAAATAGGGACACTGTCAATGGAGAGAACGTACAGAGAGAATGGTACAGCACGATGGTATCCAACTTTTTATGACCGCAATTGGTGGGAGTTGATCTAGagaacatttggtttcaaccagATGGCTAcctgccacacagcacgtgcaagaACCGAATTAGTGCGAGAAAATTTCGGAAACTCGATTATTTCAAGAGTTGTGAATTGGATTACTTcgaagaagttgtgatttaacgcCATTAGgctacttcttgtggggttatttgaagtcactGGTCTTTTGCAATAAAACAGACTCTCTGCAAGCTTTAGAAGTCCGTATTGAGCGATAATGACGTTCTCCTTTGGCTACTGTAAAAACTCTGCGCGCAAAACACGGTCTTCTCAGATGAGGTCTGTTTCTAACTTAATGGCTTcatcaacaaataaaataatcgatAGAGAGATAGGTAAAGCCCTCGAGTGGTTACGCAATTGTTTGGTGCGGTATGGCGACATCATCCGGcgttatttttttcgaaatgaagcaGAAAATAGCTTAACTATCAATAGGGAGCGTTATAACACGATGTTGGCTGAATTCTCATATTATCGGCAAAAATCCGTAAACAAGTAAATTCATCCAAGTGA comes from the Bactrocera neohumeralis isolate Rockhampton chromosome 2, APGP_CSIRO_Bneo_wtdbg2-racon-allhic-juicebox.fasta_v2, whole genome shotgun sequence genome and includes:
- the LOC126767576 gene encoding serine/threonine-protein phosphatase 2A regulatory subunit B'' subunit gamma-like, whose protein sequence is MELDPDIVKEFENLEVSTEKPTEEQLREFDADAPLQVPAKTLHPTYSTIPKFFHAPPPQNNALRQNLRKEAQSLFLQKRSQELLDNDELGALWTLLEKHCTQVTPVGQQLICYDDYQKLLEAVSTKCRKYLTARLYAKLQCHSMYPGKVEIVSIFNYTMRKVWLTQGRIGLSLYDEIGQGYLREIDMENYIIDIIPTLTQISSCVQPSFQSFYVCTVVKKFFFFLDPLHTGRIRIRDILASGLLTELLELRDEETPKESQEQNWFSMPSVLTVYGNYLNLDKDHNGMLSKQELAGYGSGTLTSVFLDRVFDECRTFDGEMDYKTFLDFVLALDNRHEPQSLHYLFRILDVQHKGYLTAQTLHYFFKGIQEQINAVNAEAVNFEDLKDEIFDMVKSKDPYKITLQDLINCGQAETVVSILIEFHKFWAYENREDGSHNV